A section of the Chryseobacterium scophthalmum genome encodes:
- a CDS encoding DUF2116 family Zn-ribbon domain-containing protein, translating to MECIECGEKIIGRSDKKFCNDACRNAYNNKQNKDSSNLMRNVNNKLRKNYRILNEINIDGKTKIPKSKLDGLGFDFNYFTNIKVYKNGSEYKFIYDHGYKILEEDYVLIVKN from the coding sequence ATGGAATGTATAGAATGCGGCGAAAAAATCATTGGAAGATCTGATAAAAAATTCTGCAATGATGCATGTAGAAATGCTTACAACAATAAGCAAAATAAAGATTCGAGCAACCTGATGCGGAATGTGAATAATAAACTCCGTAAAAACTACCGCATTCTGAATGAAATAAATATCGACGGAAAAACTAAAATTCCAAAATCTAAACTCGATGGCTTAGGTTTTGATTTTAATTATTTCACCAATATAAAAGTGTATAAAAACGGTTCGGAATATAAGTTTATTTACGATCACGGCTATAAAATTCTTGAAGAAGATTATGTTCTCATTGTAAAAAATTAA
- a CDS encoding Lrp/AsnC family transcriptional regulator — protein MERLDEKDLQLLRILQKNAKLTVKELAKEVNLSASPVFERVKRLEQEGYIKHYAAVLEAEKLNRGFTVFCQIKLKIHDRSVGNQFVEDILQIDEVAECYNISGDFDFLLKVQVRDMKHYQDFVFNKLGSVDSIGSTHSTFVMAEVKNIHGVSI, from the coding sequence GTGGAAAGACTCGACGAAAAGGATCTACAGCTACTAAGGATCCTCCAAAAAAACGCAAAACTGACCGTAAAAGAGTTAGCTAAAGAAGTAAATCTTTCAGCATCACCCGTTTTCGAACGTGTGAAAAGACTGGAACAGGAAGGATATATCAAGCATTATGCTGCTGTTTTGGAAGCTGAGAAACTTAATCGTGGATTTACTGTTTTTTGCCAAATTAAACTCAAAATTCATGACCGTTCTGTAGGAAATCAGTTTGTGGAAGATATTCTGCAGATTGATGAAGTAGCAGAATGTTATAATATTTCAGGCGATTTTGATTTCTTACTAAAGGTTCAGGTAAGAGATATGAAACATTATCAGGATTTTGTTTTTAATAAATTAGGAAGTGTAGATTCTATCGGAAGTACACACAGCACTTTTGTAATGGCGGAAGTGAAGAATATTCATGGAGTGAGTATTTAG
- the nudK gene encoding GDP-mannose pyrophosphatase NudK, whose product MQETNVSIEKTEILSDNWYTLKKVTFNIKKENGHTETQSREAYDRGNGAVILLYNTHTKNVILTKQFRLPTYINGNPDGMLIEACAGLLDNDNPEDCIKRETEEETGYKISKVEKIFEAYMSPGSVTEILHFFIAEYSDDMKINEGGGLEEEGENIEVLQLEFDETLSMIDKGEIKDAKTIMLLQHLRLKNIL is encoded by the coding sequence ATGCAAGAGACGAATGTAAGTATCGAGAAAACAGAGATTTTATCAGATAACTGGTACACTTTAAAGAAGGTAACTTTCAATATAAAAAAAGAAAATGGACACACCGAAACCCAAAGCCGGGAAGCTTATGACAGAGGAAACGGAGCCGTTATTTTACTGTACAACACGCATACTAAAAATGTAATTTTAACGAAACAATTTCGTCTTCCGACGTACATCAACGGAAATCCGGACGGAATGTTGATTGAAGCTTGTGCCGGACTTTTAGACAACGATAATCCCGAAGATTGTATTAAAAGAGAAACTGAAGAAGAAACGGGTTATAAAATTTCGAAAGTTGAAAAAATATTTGAAGCTTATATGTCACCTGGATCTGTTACAGAAATTCTGCATTTTTTTATCGCCGAATATTCTGATGATATGAAAATAAACGAAGGTGGCGGATTGGAAGAAGAAGGCGAAAACATCGAAGTTTTGCAGCTGGAGTTTGACGAAACTCTTTCTATGATCGACAAGGGCGAAATAAAAGACGCCAAAACCATTATGCTTTTACAGCATCTTCGTCTGAAAAATATTCTGTAA
- a CDS encoding VOC family protein, whose protein sequence is MKINNIDHLILTVADIDKTINFYTNILGFEVVTFGDNRKALTFGNQKINLHQKGKEFEPKAEYPTSGSADLCFISETDIHEVLEELKQKNIEIIEGIVDRTGALGKIKSVYFRDPDLNLIEVSNYL, encoded by the coding sequence ATGAAAATAAACAATATAGACCACCTTATTTTAACTGTCGCTGATATTGATAAAACCATAAATTTCTACACCAACATTTTAGGTTTTGAAGTTGTAACATTTGGAGATAACAGAAAAGCATTGACTTTCGGAAATCAGAAAATAAACCTTCATCAAAAAGGAAAAGAATTTGAGCCAAAAGCTGAATATCCGACTTCCGGTTCGGCAGATTTATGTTTTATTTCTGAAACGGATATTCACGAAGTTTTGGAAGAATTAAAACAGAAAAACATTGAAATTATCGAAGGAATTGTTGACAGAACCGGAGCTTTAGGAAAAATAAAATCTGTGTATTTTAGAGATCCGGATTTGAATTTGATTGAAGTAAGTAATTATTTGTAA
- a CDS encoding TIGR01777 family oxidoreductase: MKEIVLITGASGAIARVLSKKLENQYSIRFLTRKKEAENEFEWDLENQIVDENAFENVSNIIHLAGANISEKRWTEDRKKELISSRVDSAKLILNTLQKKNLKLKSFISASGINFYGTKTTDKIFIENDAPGNDFLSEVVVVWEKAADEFKEQNISERVVKIRTAVVLSKNEGALAKMKTPIQFGIGSPLGSGKQYMPWIHIDDICSIYEFALKNPEIEGSYNASAPQHTTNENLTKLIAKVLNKPLFMPNVPSFILKLIFGELADALLEGSRASSEKIEKVGFEFQFPDLKMALEDLLKK; the protein is encoded by the coding sequence ATGAAAGAAATTGTGTTAATCACCGGTGCAAGCGGAGCCATTGCAAGAGTGCTTTCAAAAAAACTGGAAAATCAATATTCCATACGGTTTTTAACCCGCAAGAAAGAAGCTGAAAACGAATTTGAATGGGATCTTGAAAACCAGATTGTTGACGAAAATGCTTTTGAAAACGTAAGCAATATCATTCATCTTGCAGGAGCCAATATTTCTGAAAAACGCTGGACAGAAGACCGAAAAAAAGAATTGATTTCGAGTCGTGTAGATTCTGCTAAATTGATTTTAAATACCCTACAAAAGAAAAATTTAAAGCTAAAATCATTTATTTCAGCTTCCGGAATTAATTTTTACGGAACAAAAACTACAGATAAAATTTTCATTGAAAACGATGCTCCCGGAAATGACTTTCTGAGTGAAGTTGTCGTGGTTTGGGAAAAAGCTGCTGATGAATTTAAAGAGCAAAATATCTCAGAACGAGTGGTAAAAATAAGAACCGCCGTTGTTCTTTCTAAAAATGAAGGTGCTTTGGCAAAAATGAAAACTCCAATACAATTCGGAATTGGATCGCCACTTGGAAGCGGAAAACAATATATGCCGTGGATTCATATTGATGATATTTGCTCGATCTATGAATTTGCTTTAAAAAATCCTGAAATTGAAGGCTCTTATAATGCTTCAGCGCCACAACATACAACAAATGAAAATTTGACGAAATTAATTGCGAAGGTTTTAAACAAACCTTTATTTATGCCGAATGTTCCATCATTTATTTTAAAATTGATATTTGGAGAATTGGCAGATGCTTTGCTGGAAGGTTCTAGAGCTTCATCAGAGAAAATAGAAAAAGTAGGTTTTGAATTTCAGTTTCCTGATTTGAAAATGGCTTTGGAAGATTTGCTGAAAAAGTAA